Proteins from one Clostridium cellulovorans 743B genomic window:
- a CDS encoding pirin family protein — MLRRILGKNMGSSDLGWLKSKFHFSFAEYYNPANTNFGVLRVINDDLIEPNTGFDTHPHRDMEIISYVVDGELTHGDSMGNKNTISRGQVQYMSAGTGVYHSEHNLAKDTARLLQIWILPDKKGYKPNYGDHRFQWSDRENKWLHMVSSKDGNAAIKINQDMNIYSLELEKGKDIGFTVESGRQAYLVQIEGTSAINNIELEERDAMEIVEEDISINVKETSHILILEMKKQR, encoded by the coding sequence ATGTTAAGAAGAATATTAGGCAAAAATATGGGCAGTAGCGACCTAGGATGGTTAAAAAGTAAATTCCACTTTTCCTTCGCTGAGTATTACAATCCGGCTAATACCAATTTTGGTGTACTAAGAGTCATTAATGATGATCTAATTGAGCCTAATACTGGCTTTGATACACATCCACATAGAGATATGGAAATAATATCTTATGTAGTGGATGGGGAACTTACTCATGGTGATAGTATGGGAAATAAAAATACTATATCTCGTGGACAGGTTCAATACATGAGTGCAGGAACGGGAGTTTATCATAGTGAGCATAACTTAGCAAAAGATACAGCGAGGCTTTTACAGATATGGATTCTACCTGATAAGAAAGGTTATAAACCAAATTACGGAGATCATAGATTTCAGTGGAGTGATAGGGAAAATAAATGGCTTCATATGGTTTCAAGTAAAGATGGGAATGCAGCAATAAAAATAAATCAAGATATGAATATTTACTCCTTAGAACTTGAAAAAGGAAAGGATATAGGTTTTACTGTTGAATCGGGAAGACAAGCATATTTAGTTCAAATAGAAGGAACTTCAGCAATAAATAATATTGAACTAGAGGAAAGAGATGCCATGGAAATCGTTGAGGAAGATATTTCAATTAATGTAAAGGAGACCTCTCATATTCTAATTTTAGAAATGAAAAAACAACGCTAG
- a CDS encoding cellulase family glycosylhydrolase — translation MIKHLLSRGKLLLFVSVMATSSIIAGGNAYGSTAFTGVRDVPAQQIVNEMKVGWNLGNTMDAIGGETNWGNPMTTHAMINKIKEAGFNTLRLPVTWDGHMGAAPEYTIDQTWMKRVEEIANYAFDNDMYVIINLHHENEWLKPFYANEAQVKAQLTKVWTQIANNFKKYGDHLIFETMNEPRPVGASNEWTGGSYENREVVNRYNLTAVNAIRATGGNNATRYIMVPTLAASAMSTTINDLVIPNNDSKVIVSLHMYSPYFFAMDINGTSSWGSDYDKSSLDSEFDAVYNKFVKNGRAVVIGEMGSINKNNTAARVTHAEYYAKSAKARGLTPIWWDNGYSVAGKAETFGIFNRSNLTWDAPEVMKAFIKGIGGSSTTTPTTPTTPTTPTTPTTPTTPTTPTTPTTPQSAVEVTYAITNSWGSGASVNVTIKNNGTTPINGWTLKWTMPINQTITNMWSASFVASGTTLSVTNAGYNGTIAANGGTQSFGFNINYSGVLSKPTGFTVNGTECTVK, via the coding sequence ATGATTAAACATCTATTATCACGGGGAAAATTATTACTTTTTGTATCTGTTATGGCTACTTCATCTATTATTGCTGGTGGAAATGCTTATGGTTCTACTGCTTTTACAGGTGTACGTGACGTACCAGCACAACAGATTGTTAATGAAATGAAGGTTGGTTGGAATTTAGGAAATACAATGGATGCCATAGGTGGAGAAACTAACTGGGGAAATCCTATGACAACTCACGCTATGATTAATAAAATTAAAGAAGCAGGCTTTAATACTTTAAGACTTCCAGTAACTTGGGATGGTCATATGGGAGCAGCACCTGAATATACTATCGATCAAACATGGATGAAAAGAGTAGAGGAAATAGCAAATTATGCTTTTGATAATGATATGTATGTTATTATCAATCTCCATCATGAGAATGAATGGCTTAAGCCTTTCTACGCAAATGAAGCTCAAGTAAAAGCGCAACTTACAAAAGTTTGGACTCAAATTGCAAATAACTTCAAAAAATATGGTGATCATTTAATTTTCGAAACAATGAATGAGCCAAGACCAGTAGGCGCAAGCAATGAGTGGACAGGCGGTTCTTATGAAAATCGTGAAGTAGTTAATAGATATAATTTAACTGCTGTAAATGCAATTAGAGCAACTGGAGGAAATAACGCAACAAGATATATCATGGTACCAACTCTTGCAGCTTCTGCGATGAGTACTACAATAAATGATTTAGTGATTCCAAATAACGATAGCAAAGTCATCGTATCTTTACATATGTATTCACCATATTTCTTTGCTATGGATATTAACGGAACATCATCTTGGGGAAGTGATTACGATAAGAGTTCACTTGATTCAGAATTTGATGCTGTTTACAATAAGTTTGTGAAAAATGGTAGAGCTGTAGTTATTGGTGAAATGGGCTCTATTAATAAAAATAATACAGCTGCTAGAGTAACTCATGCAGAATATTATGCTAAGTCAGCAAAAGCTAGAGGACTTACTCCTATATGGTGGGATAACGGATATTCTGTTGCTGGAAAAGCAGAGACTTTTGGTATATTTAATAGAAGCAATCTTACATGGGATGCTCCAGAAGTTATGAAAGCCTTTATAAAAGGTATTGGTGGGTCAAGCACAACAACGCCAACGACACCAACGACGCCAACAACACCAACAACACCAACAACGCCAACAACACCAACAACACCAACGACACCTACAACACCACAATCAGCAGTTGAGGTTACATATGCTATTACAAATAGTTGGGGATCAGGAGCTTCTGTTAATGTAACAATAAAGAACAATGGTACAACACCTATTAATGGATGGACATTAAAGTGGACAATGCCTATTAACCAAACTATAACAAATATGTGGAGTGCTAGTTTTGTAGCAAGTGGAACTACTTTATCAGTAACTAACGCAGGTTATAATGGTACAATAGCAGCTAACGGAGGTACTCAAAGCTTTGGCTTCAATATAAACTATAGTGGAGTATTAAGCAAACCAACTGGGTTCACAGTGAATGGTACTGAATGCACAGTAAAATAG
- a CDS encoding winged helix-turn-helix transcriptional regulator, translating to MEGYHMCPKFENAFELLGKRWTGLIIRVLLNGQKRFSDIADAIPNMSSRMLTERFKELENEGIITRKVYPETPVRIEYELTEKGHELETVMNEIQKWAEKWN from the coding sequence ATGGAAGGGTATCATATGTGTCCAAAGTTTGAAAATGCTTTTGAGTTATTAGGAAAAAGATGGACTGGACTAATTATACGAGTATTATTAAATGGACAAAAAAGATTTTCTGATATAGCAGATGCAATTCCTAATATGAGTTCTCGTATGCTTACGGAAAGGTTTAAAGAACTAGAAAATGAGGGAATAATCACTAGAAAGGTTTATCCAGAAACTCCTGTGCGTATAGAGTACGAACTTACAGAGAAAGGCCATGAACTTGAAACTGTTATGAATGAAATTCAAAAATGGGCAGAAAAGTGGAACTAG
- a CDS encoding pre-peptidase C-terminal domain-containing protein has product MLRFKKSIACLITASTVILSSAIPALATVGMTESTANDSVATATVIPSNFDLTQEIQGSIENPGDVDYYKFVPLNSAGYSISTLGSTDTFGYLYDSDMNILDVNDNESYPYTNNFQLCYNLTAGNTYYIKVSHKNTTDTGSYTLKIDPICNYYNKEIESNNSFETATSLPTVVTNMPAAIGTAGDEDYYSFTLPGGGNFTIETTGSTNTFGSLYDSNHNLIASDDNNGDDNNMKIVSALAGRQTYYVKINHASTSGTGSYNLKISETASDYDLDGNDFTSARDLTLATNNAVSYSGSGINYSGDIDYFKFVPKKDGIYTFKSSGLTNVDGAVLDSNNQVIKSDTNSGHDGNFMIDVSLTANQTYYLMVASSQGVTGKYSLDIGRGKCLNVPQYLQLPHDMLCWASTASMAISYLNHDTIDRTLEIAQKNAKTNYASSNEPTLYGPDYYKYPSVFNKPGYLQDCSGYIDPSIHPSVHTRPSDLHPGVDYSCGYTQDELMQSIDKGYPIIVMISNGNGGNHSVILKGYIEDTNGVINTIYNDPLDGQEHMVSAISPLGYVAFCSYTPPVPVPDQEPANNTKEGADYLSSDQPIQGSIGQAGDVDFYKFGFGNTQNRQCILETTGTTDTYAEVYDSNGNLVASADNGGEGTNFKIQFTGSPYSNYYIKVSGTGTGSYTLSYTTN; this is encoded by the coding sequence ATGTTAAGATTCAAAAAAAGTATTGCTTGTTTAATTACAGCATCTACAGTTATACTTTCATCTGCTATCCCGGCCCTTGCTACAGTAGGTATGACTGAAAGTACAGCTAATGATTCAGTGGCTACAGCTACTGTAATCCCATCAAACTTTGATTTAACCCAAGAAATCCAAGGTTCCATCGAAAATCCTGGAGATGTGGACTACTACAAATTCGTACCATTAAACAGTGCTGGCTATTCAATATCAACCTTAGGCTCCACTGATACCTTTGGATATTTATATGACAGCGATATGAATATCCTTGATGTAAATGATAATGAGTCTTATCCCTACACTAACAACTTTCAGCTATGCTATAACCTTACAGCAGGCAATACATACTACATAAAGGTTAGTCATAAAAATACTACTGACACAGGCAGCTACACATTAAAAATTGATCCTATCTGCAATTATTACAACAAAGAGATAGAATCCAACAATTCGTTTGAAACAGCAACAAGTTTACCTACTGTTGTTACAAATATGCCTGCAGCAATCGGTACAGCAGGTGACGAAGATTACTATTCATTTACCCTTCCTGGTGGCGGTAATTTTACAATTGAAACAACAGGTTCTACAAATACCTTCGGTTCTTTATATGACAGTAACCATAACCTAATTGCTTCAGATGATAACAACGGTGATGATAACAACATGAAAATTGTTTCCGCTTTAGCTGGTCGTCAAACATACTATGTGAAGATAAATCACGCTTCAACAAGTGGGACAGGCAGCTATAACTTGAAAATATCAGAAACTGCTTCAGACTACGATTTAGATGGCAATGATTTTACCTCCGCAAGAGACTTAACCCTAGCTACTAATAATGCTGTGTCGTATTCAGGCTCAGGTATAAATTATTCAGGTGACATAGACTACTTTAAATTTGTACCTAAAAAAGATGGAATATACACCTTCAAAAGTTCTGGTCTAACTAATGTAGATGGAGCTGTTTTAGACAGCAACAATCAAGTTATTAAAAGTGATACGAACAGTGGTCATGATGGCAACTTCATGATAGATGTTTCGCTTACTGCTAACCAAACATATTATTTAATGGTTGCTTCTTCTCAAGGTGTTACTGGAAAGTACTCACTTGATATTGGAAGAGGAAAATGCTTAAATGTACCACAATATCTTCAATTACCACATGATATGCTTTGCTGGGCATCAACTGCATCAATGGCAATATCATATTTAAATCACGATACAATAGATCGTACTTTAGAAATTGCACAAAAGAATGCTAAAACTAATTATGCTTCTTCTAACGAACCTACACTATACGGACCTGACTATTACAAATATCCTTCTGTCTTCAACAAGCCAGGATATCTTCAAGACTGTAGCGGATATATAGATCCAAGTATTCATCCTAGCGTACATACAAGACCATCTGATCTACATCCAGGCGTTGATTATTCATGCGGTTACACACAAGATGAATTAATGCAAAGTATTGATAAAGGATATCCTATAATAGTTATGATTTCAAATGGGAATGGTGGAAATCACTCTGTAATTTTAAAAGGATATATTGAAGATACTAATGGGGTTATTAACACTATTTACAATGATCCACTAGACGGACAGGAACATATGGTTTCAGCTATATCTCCTCTAGGTTACGTAGCCTTCTGTTCTTATACTCCTCCTGTTCCTGTTCCAGACCAAGAACCTGCGAACAATACTAAAGAAGGAGCAGATTATTTGAGTAGTGATCAACCAATTCAAGGAAGTATAGGACAAGCTGGTGATGTTGATTTCTATAAGTTTGGGTTTGGAAACACTCAAAATCGTCAATGCATTTTAGAAACAACAGGTACTACCGATACTTATGCTGAAGTATATGATAGCAATGGAAATCTTGTTGCATCAGCAGATAATGGTGGAGAAGGCACTAACTTTAAAATTCAGTTCACTGGTAGCCCTTACTCAAATTATTACATTAAGGTAAGTGGTACTGGTACAGGCAGCTATACGCTTAGCTATACTACTAACTAA
- a CDS encoding class B sortase — MRRSITVFLGTIAIVSLIIASTIFIQSQYDKRHLQEIVDGLKVYMNQDYEDERTEVKSQDSQSKYKVIYDKNPDFVGWIKIEDTKIDYPIMQTMEDENYYLNKGFDKEENENGSLILDTDSVIGVGKKESYHIKPSTNLIIHGHNMNSGEMFGKLSFFQEQEYCNTHSIIELDTIYEHREYQICAVFLSKVYKKSEEVFKYYKFFQANSEEEFNDFYTNIKRLSLFDTGVTAEYRDEFITLSTCAYHVEDGRLGVVGKRIQ, encoded by the coding sequence ATGAGAAGATCTATTACAGTTTTTCTTGGAACTATAGCAATTGTTTCCTTAATTATAGCTAGTACAATTTTCATACAGAGCCAGTATGATAAGAGACATCTGCAGGAAATTGTTGATGGATTAAAGGTATATATGAACCAAGATTACGAGGATGAGAGGACTGAAGTTAAGTCCCAGGATTCACAAAGTAAATATAAAGTAATCTATGATAAGAATCCTGATTTTGTAGGGTGGATTAAGATAGAGGATACAAAAATAGATTATCCCATTATGCAAACTATGGAAGATGAAAATTACTACTTGAATAAAGGTTTTGACAAAGAAGAGAACGAGAATGGCTCATTGATTCTTGATACAGATAGTGTTATAGGTGTTGGAAAAAAAGAAAGTTACCATATAAAACCCTCTACTAACCTGATTATTCATGGGCATAATATGAACTCAGGAGAGATGTTTGGTAAGCTAAGTTTTTTCCAAGAACAAGAATACTGCAATACCCATTCTATAATTGAACTAGACACTATTTACGAACATAGAGAGTATCAAATTTGTGCTGTGTTTTTATCAAAGGTATATAAAAAATCGGAAGAGGTATTTAAGTATTACAAATTCTTTCAAGCAAATAGTGAAGAGGAGTTTAATGACTTTTATACTAACATAAAAAGGTTGTCTTTATTTGATACAGGAGTTACAGCAGAATACAGGGACGAGTTTATAACATTGTCCACTTGTGCATATCATGTGGAGGATGGAAGACTTGGGGTTGTTGGGAAGAGAATTCAATAG
- a CDS encoding InlB B-repeat-containing protein — protein MKLKKSILAWVMAVALIFFNVPITTVSAADNNLTIQVGETTTFAEGTNIKASKSLPSQQYYYLSEDYNSVAQYNEVRGNSYQGYVLPTYAQLSNEYKAALQTSGYIVPDSGMITWVVERKENRTVAEETIGMDGPETYYRDFPVYKIYPLISYDITIDSNIENGTIAADTTKTTRGNTVTLNITPNYGYEFESVSVKDAKNNDLVVSDTGSARTFTMPAYNVQVSGTFSKIPPTVDTITVAPMAITMHKGDTENFTATVSGTYDPNTAVTWTVEGANSANTTISGSGQLKVGSDETALNLIVKATSVQDATKSSVANVAVIRANLVQSTESNKISGIAEGASYIVGTDITFDATGNSMDNTSPISGDIRYVPVSWNVNPNGTWTSAPYTATFKINNVGNYTLKVVYQKQNYDGTSWADIVGDTDTKAVSFTIKNLISIDSVLVSPTSTTVQKGKTQSFTATVIGAHVPSQNVTWTVEGANSSNTTISGSGELMVGSDETSSKLTVKATSVEDSTKSSTATVTIVRDNIIQSDTSNKITGINEGASYTVGTDITFDATGNSMNNTSPISGDIRYVPVSWSVNPNGTWTSAPYTATFKINNVGNYTLKVVYQKQNYDGTLWADIVGDTDTKAVSFTIKNLISIDSVLVSPTSTTVQKGKTQSFTATVIGAHAPSQNVTWTVEGANSSNTTISGSGELMVGSDETSSKLTVKATSVEDSTKSSTATVIIVRDNIIQSDTSNKITGINEGASYTVGTDITFDATGNSMDNTSPISGDIRYVPVSWSVNPNGTWTSAPYTATFKINNVGNYTLKVVYQEQNYNGSEWVDVAGATDIKTTSFTITSDNNNSNVSDKNNNSNNNTNSTNDNNAIKTDNNSNKADDSLDDVPNTGEDKSLVWLFIVSLMSGTAAVFINSKKLLLGKKR, from the coding sequence ATGAAATTAAAAAAGAGTATATTGGCATGGGTGATGGCAGTAGCATTGATTTTCTTTAATGTACCAATTACCACAGTATCAGCGGCTGATAACAATTTAACTATTCAAGTGGGAGAAACAACAACTTTTGCAGAGGGGACTAATATAAAAGCTTCAAAAAGTCTTCCTTCTCAACAGTACTATTATTTATCAGAAGATTATAATTCAGTAGCACAATATAATGAAGTGCGTGGTAATAGTTATCAAGGGTATGTACTTCCAACATATGCACAGCTCAGCAATGAATACAAAGCAGCCTTGCAAACCTCAGGTTATATTGTGCCAGATAGTGGAATGATAACTTGGGTTGTTGAAAGAAAAGAAAATAGAACCGTAGCTGAAGAAACTATAGGTATGGATGGACCGGAGACTTATTATAGAGACTTTCCTGTTTACAAGATTTATCCCTTAATTTCCTATGATATTACAATAGATAGTAATATTGAAAATGGAACAATAGCAGCAGATACAACAAAGACTACAAGAGGCAATACAGTAACACTTAACATAACACCAAATTACGGTTATGAATTTGAAAGTGTTTCGGTAAAGGATGCCAAAAATAATGATTTAGTAGTTTCAGATACAGGAAGTGCAAGAACCTTTACAATGCCAGCATATAATGTTCAGGTATCAGGAACTTTTTCTAAAATTCCGCCAACAGTAGATACTATAACAGTAGCACCTATGGCAATAACAATGCACAAGGGAGATACAGAAAACTTTACTGCTACTGTTAGTGGAACTTATGATCCCAATACTGCTGTTACTTGGACTGTAGAAGGAGCAAATAGTGCTAATACAACTATCAGTGGAAGTGGTCAATTAAAGGTTGGCAGTGATGAAACAGCGTTAAATCTTATAGTAAAAGCAACTTCAGTACAAGACGCAACAAAGAGTTCTGTAGCTAATGTAGCTGTAATAAGAGCTAACTTAGTACAAAGTACTGAAAGTAATAAGATAAGTGGAATTGCAGAAGGGGCTTCCTATATTGTAGGAACAGATATAACCTTTGATGCAACAGGTAACTCTATGGACAATACCTCTCCAATCAGTGGTGATATACGTTATGTACCAGTGAGTTGGAACGTTAATCCAAATGGAACATGGACAAGTGCACCTTATACAGCTACCTTTAAAATCAATAATGTAGGAAACTACACTTTAAAGGTTGTATATCAAAAGCAAAATTATGATGGAACTTCATGGGCGGATATAGTAGGTGACACAGATACAAAGGCAGTCTCATTTACTATTAAAAATCTTATTTCTATAGATTCAGTATTAGTATCTCCTACATCAACAACAGTCCAAAAGGGAAAAACTCAAAGTTTTACGGCTACTGTTATAGGAGCTCATGTTCCAAGCCAGAATGTTACATGGACTGTAGAAGGAGCCAATAGTTCTAATACCACTATCAGTGGAAGTGGTGAACTAATGGTTGGTAGTGACGAAACGTCATCAAAGCTTACTGTAAAAGCAACTTCAGTAGAGGATAGTACAAAGAGTTCAACAGCTACAGTGACTATAGTAAGAGATAATATAATACAAAGCGATACAAGTAATAAGATAACTGGAATTAATGAAGGAGCATCCTATACGGTAGGGACAGATATAACCTTTGATGCAACAGGTAACTCTATGAACAATACCTCTCCAATCAGTGGTGATATACGTTATGTACCAGTGAGTTGGAGCGTTAATCCAAATGGAACATGGACAAGTGCACCTTATACAGCTACCTTTAAAATCAATAATGTAGGAAACTACACTTTAAAGGTTGTATATCAAAAGCAAAATTATGATGGAACTTTATGGGCGGATATAGTAGGTGACACAGATACAAAGGCAGTCTCATTTACTATTAAAAATCTTATTTCTATAGATTCAGTATTAGTATCTCCTACATCAACAACAGTCCAAAAGGGAAAAACTCAAAGTTTTACGGCTACTGTTATAGGAGCTCATGCTCCAAGCCAGAATGTTACATGGACTGTAGAAGGAGCCAATAGTTCTAATACCACTATCAGTGGAAGTGGTGAACTAATGGTTGGTAGTGATGAAACGTCATCAAAGCTTACTGTAAAAGCAACTTCAGTAGAGGATAGTACAAAGAGTTCAACAGCTACAGTGATTATAGTAAGAGATAATATAATACAAAGCGATACAAGTAATAAGATAACTGGAATTAATGAAGGAGCATCCTATACGGTAGGGACAGATATAACCTTTGATGCAACAGGTAACTCTATGGACAATACCTCTCCAATCAGTGGTGATATACGTTATGTACCAGTGAGTTGGAGCGTTAATCCAAATGGAACATGGACAAGTGCTCCTTATACAGCTACCTTTAAAATCAATAATGTAGGAAACTATACTTTAAAGGTTGTATATCAAGAGCAGAATTATAATGGAAGTGAATGGGTGGATGTAGCAGGTGCCACTGATATTAAGACCACTTCATTTACAATCACTAGTGATAACAACAATAGCAATGTCAGTGACAAAAACAATAATAGTAACAATAATACGAATTCCACTAATGATAATAATGCAATAAAGACAGATAATAATTCAAATAAAGCTGATGATTCTCTTGATGATGTCCCAAACACTGGTGAGGACAAGTCTCTCGTGTGGTTGTTTATAGTATCACTTATGTCTGGAACAGCAGCTGTGTTTATAAATAGTAAAAAACTTCTGTTAGGTAAGAAGAGGTAA
- a CDS encoding ArnT family glycosyltransferase produces the protein MKKKKPMKNVTAGKQDLRTGYIFLSFITIITMLFFAYNNSPLVERMGEDGGIFLLMGRNLAEGGTLYKDLFDHKGSVIFFLNALPQLFVKGTVGVWILEIIFMAMSLCLLYKTAYKLLKNPSAILPPLLYLIISGLLFNGGNYTEEYSNLFSIIALYIFVTWMESRETKISQNQGVILGISLAIVFFTRPNNIVFIISVIAYIGISLLKGNIKQAFNFAAMVIVGISIITGIIVIYHIQQHTLGEMIYATVLHNLDYCREGIRAKQTIPLIYNSFKKWMILINAFVGYSIIRCFIYKNRKYGVFLILASITTVISIFISGREFQYYLLLETPVMALSSILILVHGTKDLKEYLKKEWKKAVLLNLIVLGLIINFGKNPVRIKANIQSYKEACIELSSYIPIDEQKEVFGYDVPAMWYYITDITPCYKFYTMQEWMAKTNPKIKEDINAFVLKEQPKWIIAYNEAAGTNHNLMEELLKNYELIYHNESGYLYRAKA, from the coding sequence ATGAAGAAAAAGAAACCTATGAAGAATGTGACAGCAGGTAAACAAGACTTAAGAACAGGTTATATATTTTTAAGTTTTATTACAATCATCACTATGTTGTTTTTTGCATATAACAACAGTCCTCTTGTAGAACGTATGGGAGAAGATGGCGGGATATTTTTGCTTATGGGACGTAATCTTGCAGAGGGTGGAACTCTCTATAAGGATTTATTTGACCATAAAGGGTCAGTGATATTTTTCTTGAATGCATTGCCTCAACTCTTTGTAAAAGGAACTGTAGGTGTATGGATTCTAGAAATAATTTTTATGGCAATGTCTCTATGCTTGTTATACAAAACCGCTTATAAACTTCTAAAAAATCCTTCAGCTATTTTGCCGCCATTGTTGTATTTGATTATTTCAGGTTTACTATTCAATGGTGGAAATTATACAGAGGAATATTCCAATCTTTTTAGTATCATAGCCTTATATATTTTTGTAACTTGGATGGAGAGTCGCGAGACAAAGATATCTCAAAACCAAGGAGTGATATTGGGCATCTCTTTAGCAATTGTATTCTTTACAAGACCTAATAATATTGTATTTATCATCTCTGTCATTGCTTATATCGGTATATCATTGTTAAAAGGAAATATAAAACAAGCTTTTAATTTTGCTGCAATGGTTATTGTGGGAATAAGCATAATAACAGGAATTATAGTGATTTATCATATACAACAACATACCTTAGGAGAAATGATATATGCAACTGTCTTACATAATCTAGATTACTGCAGAGAAGGGATAAGAGCCAAGCAAACAATTCCTTTGATTTACAATTCATTTAAGAAATGGATGATTCTAATTAATGCTTTTGTTGGATATTCCATAATACGATGTTTCATTTATAAGAATAGAAAATATGGAGTTTTTCTAATTTTAGCTTCTATTACAACAGTGATTAGTATCTTTATATCAGGAAGGGAGTTCCAATATTATTTATTGCTAGAAACTCCTGTGATGGCACTTTCTAGTATTCTTATATTGGTTCATGGGACAAAGGATTTAAAAGAGTATCTTAAAAAAGAGTGGAAAAAGGCAGTTTTATTAAATCTTATAGTTCTTGGATTAATAATTAACTTTGGAAAAAATCCAGTGAGAATAAAGGCGAATATTCAGTCTTATAAGGAAGCATGTATAGAGCTTAGTAGTTATATTCCTATTGATGAACAAAAGGAAGTTTTTGGTTATGATGTGCCAGCTATGTGGTATTACATAACAGATATTACACCTTGCTATAAGTTTTACACCATGCAAGAATGGATGGCAAAAACTAATCCGAAAATAAAGGAAGATATCAATGCTTTTGTATTAAAAGAACAGCCAAAATGGATTATTGCTTATAATGAAGCAGCAGGTACAAATCACAATTTGATGGAGGAATTGCTGAAAAATTATGAGCTGATATATCACAATGAATCAGGCTATTTATATAGGGCTAAGGCATAA
- a CDS encoding DUF6765 family protein: MDINFHYYLIKSLALTAGFDNEQSEKVATFSQMVDDFEFQKTNMNVLKRPPQFFFDHGFAWKNKIRRGYKFDPVITGIAEVASVSRKVQLKTILPFHFIPLSKVSSGYSDENIARCERGDTNGALVTKLVDEVLYEVQQAKAKKDEGLLKKLPIKFGMLLHVYADSFAHEHFSGMKSWMNVARMTDCYNKFRKSNKNLGPDPNIREKEILAIGHMKIRHIPDAFALQFNYKAKKSSGSGDLDTTRSRYNMDTFMICAGRIYEFMCRYLRNEYTNRDQETFMSIKNLLISAAGLAVEGENEKEEVDLKKLTSNWKKYFPNYIYDYRKMRYFGLNVAAVEDADYVSLAEHGYSTEDLYEVEDERGYKAREYATVRFQEPSEEFYYYNQIAYEHRFHVIGRYDVD; encoded by the coding sequence ATGGATATTAATTTTCATTATTACCTAATAAAGTCTCTAGCTTTGACAGCAGGTTTTGATAATGAACAATCAGAAAAGGTTGCAACATTCTCTCAGATGGTAGATGATTTCGAGTTTCAGAAAACCAACATGAATGTATTGAAAAGACCACCTCAATTTTTCTTCGACCATGGATTTGCATGGAAAAATAAAATCAGAAGGGGTTATAAGTTTGACCCTGTTATTACTGGAATTGCGGAAGTAGCTTCTGTGTCAAGAAAAGTGCAATTAAAAACAATTTTGCCTTTTCATTTTATTCCACTTTCAAAGGTTTCATCAGGTTACTCTGATGAGAATATAGCAAGATGCGAAAGGGGGGATACTAATGGAGCATTAGTTACAAAATTGGTAGATGAGGTATTGTATGAGGTTCAGCAGGCAAAAGCAAAGAAAGATGAAGGGTTATTAAAAAAACTTCCTATTAAGTTTGGAATGCTATTACATGTCTATGCTGATTCTTTTGCACATGAACATTTTTCAGGAATGAAAAGTTGGATGAACGTTGCTAGAATGACAGATTGCTATAATAAATTTAGAAAAAGTAATAAGAATCTTGGTCCAGATCCTAATATTAGGGAGAAAGAAATTCTAGCAATCGGACATATGAAAATAAGACATATACCGGATGCTTTCGCACTGCAGTTTAATTATAAAGCTAAAAAAAGTTCTGGTAGTGGGGACTTAGATACAACTAGAAGTAGATATAATATGGATACATTTATGATATGTGCAGGGAGAATTTATGAATTTATGTGCAGATATCTTAGAAATGAGTATACAAATAGAGATCAAGAAACTTTTATGAGCATTAAAAACTTATTGATTAGTGCAGCAGGTCTTGCAGTTGAAGGGGAAAATGAGAAGGAAGAAGTTGACTTGAAAAAACTTACAAGCAACTGGAAGAAATATTTCCCGAATTACATATATGATTATAGAAAAATGAGATATTTTGGGCTTAACGTTGCGGCCGTTGAGGATGCAGATTATGTTAGTTTAGCTGAGCATGGATATAGTACTGAAGATTTGTACGAGGTTGAAGATGAAAGAGGTTACAAAGCTAGAGAATATGCTACTGTTCGCTTCCAGGAACCATCTGAAGAGTTTTATTATTATAATCAAATAGCATATGAACATAGGTTTCATGTAATTGGAAGATATGATGTAGATTAA